Proteins encoded in a region of the Bacteroidales bacterium genome:
- a CDS encoding YebC/PmpR family DNA-binding transcriptional regulator, giving the protein MAGHSKWANIKRRKEAQDAKKAKIFSRIIKEISVAVKEGGNDPESNSRLRMAIQNAKGVNMPKENIERAIKKASGDGNQLEKVYFEGYAQGGVAIFVECLTDNRNRTVSSIRSIFTKNGGSLGKNGSISYLFDQKGIFTIPRKEDMDLEELELELIDAGAEDLEVEDDFLTVTTAKEDFGGVQKKLEELNIEPDNASLQQIPKARKALDLESSLKVMKMVDAFEEDDDVQNVYHNLELTDELQEALNNQ; this is encoded by the coding sequence ATGGCAGGACACAGTAAATGGGCTAATATAAAACGAAGAAAAGAAGCGCAGGATGCAAAGAAAGCCAAGATATTTTCACGGATAATAAAGGAAATAAGTGTTGCTGTTAAAGAGGGGGGAAATGATCCTGAATCCAATTCGCGTCTGCGCATGGCCATCCAGAATGCCAAGGGTGTGAATATGCCCAAGGAAAATATCGAAAGAGCGATAAAAAAAGCCTCCGGTGACGGCAATCAGTTGGAAAAGGTATATTTTGAAGGCTATGCGCAGGGAGGTGTAGCCATATTTGTAGAATGCCTGACAGATAACCGAAATCGAACCGTCAGCAGTATCAGATCAATCTTCACCAAAAATGGCGGTAGCCTGGGTAAAAATGGATCTATAAGCTATCTTTTCGACCAGAAAGGTATTTTTACCATACCCAGAAAAGAAGATATGGATCTGGAAGAGCTGGAACTTGAGCTGATTGATGCCGGCGCTGAAGACCTGGAAGTGGAAGATGATTTTCTTACCGTAACAACGGCAAAAGAAGATTTCGGAGGCGTTCAGAAAAAACTGGAAGAATTGAATATAGAGCCGGATAATGCATCTTTACAGCAAATCCCTAAGGCGCGAAAAGCTTTGGATCTTGAATCGTCTCTGAAAGTGATGAAGATGGTAGATGCTTTTGAAGAGGACGATGATGTACAAAATGTATATCACAATTTGGAACTCACCGATGAATTACAGGAGGCCCTGAATAATCAATAA